Below is a window of Mycolicibacterium chitae DNA.
CGACGACGGTTTCGGCCGCAGCATGTCGCGCAGCGAAGACCCGGGATAGGCCACCACCCGGGCCTTGGCGTCCGGGTCGACCCCGGCGAGCACCTTGGCCCGGCACACCGCGGCGCGCAGCCCGCCGAGTTCGTCGACCAGCCCGCGCTCCAGCGCGTCGGCGCCGGTCCAGACCCGTCCCTGCGCGATGTCGTGGACCGCGTCGGTGGTCATCCCGCGGCCGTCGGCGACGCGCTCGACGAAGTCGGTGTAGAACAGGTCGACCTCGGCCTCCACGCGGGCCTGCTGCTCGGCGGTGAACGGCGCGTTGATCGACCAGGCGTCGGCGTTCTCGTTGGTGCGCACGCCGCCGTAGGCCACGCCGAGGCGGTCCTTGAGGTGGCGCGCGATCAGCTTGCCGGTCACCACCCCGATGGACCCGGTGATGGTGCCGCCGTTGGCCACGATCGCGTCGGCCGCCATGGACACGTAGTACCCGCCGGAGGCGGCCACCGCCCCCATCGATGCGACCACCGGCTTGCCGGCGGCCCGGGCCCGGACCACCTCCCGCCAGATGGTCTCCGAACCCGTCACCGAACCGCCGGGGCTGTCGACCCGCAGCACGATCGCCGAGATGTCGTCGTCGGCGGCGGCCTCCCGCAACGCCGCGGCGATGGTGTCCGCGCCGGCGCTGGGCCGGCCGACCGGCAGCACCTGCGGTGTCGTGCGCCCGCTGACGATCTGACCGGCCAGGGTGATCACGGCGACGGTGGCCGGGCCCCGGCGGCCGGGGATGTTCATCGCGGGCAGTTCGGGCTTGCCGCTGCGGGCGTACTTCGCCAGGTACAGCCGCGGCGGGGCGTCCTCGCCATCCGGGTCCCCGGTGCTCGGCGAGATACCCTCGGCGCCGACGAGTTCGGCGATCCGGCCGTAGGCCTCGTCGCGGAAGCCGATCCGGTCGATCAGCTTGCCGGCCACCGCGTCGTCGCGCAGCAGCGGCGCCCGGTCGGCCAGGGCGTCGACGGCATCCACGGTGGTGCCGCGGGATTCGGCGACCTCGCGCCACACCTGCTCGGCGAGGCTCTGCACAATCCGGGTGTCGGCCTCGCGGTGCGCGGCGGTGTAGCCGTCCTCGGTGAACAGGCTGGCCGCCGACTTGTAGTCGCCGCGGGTGATGAACTGCGCCTCGACGCCGGCCTTGTCCAGCGCGTCGCGCAGGAACATCGGATTGGTCGCGAAGCCGATCAGGCCGACGGTGCCCGACGGCTGCATCCACACCTCGCCGAACGCCGAGGCCAAGTAGTAGGACAGTGTGCCGGGGTAGGTCTCGGCCCAGGCCAGCGACGGCTTGGCCGCCGTGAACGCCGCGATCGCCGCGCGCAGTTCCTGGATCGGTCCCGGCGGCGCGGCGCTGAGTTGCACCCGGGCGATCAACCCGGCGACACGGTCGTCCTCGGCGGCGCGGTGCAGGGCCGCCACGGTCTCGCGCAGCGTCAGCGGCCGGCGCTGCCCCACGATGTTGGACACCATCGCCACCGGGCCGGTGCCGCCGGTCTCCGGCGGCACCGACTGCAGGTCGAGTTCGATGATGCAGCCGTCGGGCACGCCGTTGTGGCGGGCGGTGTCGACCTTCTTGGCCAGGGCCCGGACATCGTCGGGCCCGGGCAGGCCGGGCAGGAACGCAAGCATGAAATCGAGCGTACCGAGTCGGCCCGGCACGAGGTCCGGCCCGGATCCGCCCGAGTCAGCGGCCGACGATGCCGCCGTGCTCGGGGCAGTACACCGCGACCGAGGCGCGCATCAGGCCCACGGCCTGACCGCGATTCATCCCGCTCTTCTCCAGGGTGCCGACCACGCCGCGCACGGTCCGGACCGGGTCCACGGTGGTCGCGCGGCCGGAGGTGATCATGCCGCACACGTCGCGGCCCACCTTGGGCACGTCGACGTCGGGGGCCATCGGGATGTTCAGCGTGGCCACCGCATCGGTGAACCGCTGATCGTCGGTGCTGGCCTGGGCCGCGCCGGCAGCCAGCAACGCGCTCGCGCCGATGCAGGCCGCCGCCAGTACGCCGGCGGTACTC
It encodes the following:
- the sppA gene encoding signal peptide peptidase SppA → MLAFLPGLPGPDDVRALAKKVDTARHNGVPDGCIIELDLQSVPPETGGTGPVAMVSNIVGQRRPLTLRETVAALHRAAEDDRVAGLIARVQLSAAPPGPIQELRAAIAAFTAAKPSLAWAETYPGTLSYYLASAFGEVWMQPSGTVGLIGFATNPMFLRDALDKAGVEAQFITRGDYKSAASLFTEDGYTAAHREADTRIVQSLAEQVWREVAESRGTTVDAVDALADRAPLLRDDAVAGKLIDRIGFRDEAYGRIAELVGAEGISPSTGDPDGEDAPPRLYLAKYARSGKPELPAMNIPGRRGPATVAVITLAGQIVSGRTTPQVLPVGRPSAGADTIAAALREAAADDDISAIVLRVDSPGGSVTGSETIWREVVRARAAGKPVVASMGAVAASGGYYVSMAADAIVANGGTITGSIGVVTGKLIARHLKDRLGVAYGGVRTNENADAWSINAPFTAEQQARVEAEVDLFYTDFVERVADGRGMTTDAVHDIAQGRVWTGADALERGLVDELGGLRAAVCRAKVLAGVDPDAKARVVAYPGSSLRDMLRPKPSSVPAAAALSAAVPAMLMTAVTEAVDQVQRQFTGANAIWLGQHRF
- a CDS encoding DUF732 domain-containing protein; protein product: MKHRSTAGVLAAACIGASALLAAGAAQASTDDQRFTDAVATLNIPMAPDVDVPKVGRDVCGMITSGRATTVDPVRTVRGVVGTLEKSGMNRGQAVGLMRASVAVYCPEHGGIVGR